The window GGGCAGCCTCTGACGACCAGCACGGAATTCTCCCGCCGATGAACCGCGTCGCGGCCTTCACGCTCATCGAACTGCTGGTCGCCATGGCCATCGGCGTGCTGATCCTGGGCCTGGTCTTCGCACTCGTGCAGAGCACCAGCCATGTCACTCAGCAGAGCGTGAGCACCTCCGCCGGGATCGAGCACCTGCAACAGACCTCGAACGTCGTGGCCGACGACGTGCGCCGCGCCTACACGCTGCTGCCCCCCGGCCAGGCCGCTCCGGTGGGAACCGACGCCACGGGAGCGCCCGCAGTCGCCGGCCCGGATCTGCTGGCCCTGGTCGTCCCGGCGGATCCGGGCGGCTCCTGTACCACCGCCTTCGAGTACATCGTGTATTACGTCGTGCTGCGCAGCAGCGTCACCAGCGGCAGCGTGTGGTCCACCCTGCCCACGGATCCGGCCAACGCCGACAAGCGCGTCCTGATGCAGTACCGGGCCTGCACGCCCGGCGGCACCCTGCCGAGCGCCGCGCCAGCCGGCGGCCTTGTCCGGGTCGTGGCCGACCTGCTCGGCACCGCGACCTTCGACACCTGCTGTGAGACCGCCGTCGATCACGCCCGGCAGGTGACGCTCACCCTGGCCGC of the Deinococcus sp. KSM4-11 genome contains:
- a CDS encoding type II secretion system protein J, with the translated sequence MNRVAAFTLIELLVAMAIGVLILGLVFALVQSTSHVTQQSVSTSAGIEHLQQTSNVVADDVRRAYTLLPPGQAAPVGTDATGAPAVAGPDLLALVVPADPGGSCTTAFEYIVYYVVLRSSVTSGSVWSTLPTDPANADKRVLMQYRACTPGGTLPSAAPAGGLVRVVADLLGTATFDTCCETAVDHARQVTLTLAAAQTIGNQTVTSRTITTVAVSRNVPSK